The DNA sequence GCCCACGATCCCACCCAGACGGGCCAGTCGCTCGATCTGGCCGTCGTCAGCACCGGAGAACGTCGCACCGAATCGGCCCGACGCCGAGATGAGACAGGCCGTCTTCTCGTAGACGACCTTGAGGTAGTGCTCTATCGAGTCCATACCTTCGGCCGCCCCGCGGGTCTCGCGCATCTGTCCGGTCACCAGCTGGGCGAACGTCTCGGCGATGATCCGCACCGCATCCGGACCCAGCCGCGACACCAATCGTGAAGCGGTGGCGAACAGATAGTCACCGGCCAGGATCGCGATGTTGTTGCCCCACCGCGCATTGGCGCTGGGTGCCCCGCGGCGGATCTGCGCCTCATCCATCACGTCGTCGTGGTACAGCGTGGCCAGGTGCACCAGCTCGATCACCGCACCGGCCACCGTCACCTGCCAGGCGTCCGCTTCGGGACCCAGCTGCGCCGACAGCACCGTGAACAGCGGGCGGAACCGCTTTCCGCCAGCGTCGAACAAGTGCGTCACAGCCTCGGTCATCAGGCCGTCGCCACCGCGCAACTCGGTGTCCATCAGCTCTTCGATGCGGGCA is a window from the Mycobacterium sp. SVM_VP21 genome containing:
- a CDS encoding polyprenyl synthetase family protein; this encodes MRTPANVVAGLDFGGLGDPGFADRVRDGVARIEELMDTELRGGDGLMTEAVTHLFDAGGKRFRPLFTVLSAQLGPEADAWQVTVAGAVIELVHLATLYHDDVMDEAQIRRGAPSANARWGNNIAILAGDYLFATASRLVSRLGPDAVRIIAETFAQLVTGQMRETRGAAEGMDSIEHYLKVVYEKTACLISASGRFGATFSGADDGQIERLARLGGIVGTAFQISDDIIDIDSDPDESGKLPGTDLREGVHTLPVLYALQETGADAERLRVLLAGPVTEDAAVEEALGLLRASAGMVKAKQTVADYAAQARAELAELPDCVGRAALASLVDYTVNRHG